Proteins encoded by one window of Nocardia goodfellowii:
- the nth gene encoding endonuclease III — protein MGLVRRARRMNRTLADAFPDAHCELDFTTPLELAVATILSAQCTDVRVNMTTPALFAKYPDARAYAEANRAELEEYIRPTGFYRNKASSLIGLGQALLADHEGELPHTLDKLVKLPGIGRKTANVILGNAFGVPGITVDTHFGRLVRRWGWTAEEDPVKVEHIVGALIERKDWTMLSHRVIFHGRRVCHARKPACGACVLAADCPSFGAGPTEPEAAAKLVKGPEREHLLRMVGL, from the coding sequence TTGGGTCTGGTGCGCCGGGCGCGCCGGATGAACCGCACCCTGGCCGATGCCTTCCCGGACGCGCATTGTGAGCTGGACTTCACTACGCCGCTCGAATTGGCGGTCGCGACAATACTTTCCGCGCAGTGCACCGACGTGCGCGTGAATATGACGACTCCGGCGCTGTTCGCGAAGTATCCCGACGCCCGCGCCTACGCCGAGGCGAACCGCGCGGAGCTGGAGGAATACATCCGGCCGACGGGTTTCTATCGCAACAAGGCCAGCTCCCTGATCGGCTTGGGGCAGGCCCTGCTGGCAGATCACGAGGGTGAATTACCTCACACGCTCGACAAATTGGTGAAGTTGCCCGGCATCGGCCGCAAGACCGCCAACGTCATCCTGGGCAACGCCTTCGGCGTTCCCGGCATCACCGTCGACACGCATTTCGGCCGATTGGTTCGGCGCTGGGGCTGGACCGCCGAGGAAGATCCGGTGAAGGTCGAGCACATCGTCGGCGCGCTGATCGAGCGCAAGGACTGGACGATGCTCTCGCACCGGGTCATCTTCCACGGCCGCCGGGTGTGCCACGCCCGCAAACCGGCCTGCGGCGCGTGCGTGCTGGCCGCCGACTGTCCGTCCTTCGGCGCCGGACCGACCGAACCCGAGGCCGCGGCCAAGTTGGTGAAGGGGCCCGAGCGCGAGCATTTGCTCCGGATGGTCGGCCTGTGA
- a CDS encoding Crp/Fnr family transcriptional regulator, translating to MDEALARAGIFQGVEPTAVAALAKQLQPVDFPRGHVIFNEGEPGDRLYIITSGKVKIGRRSPDGRENLLTIMGPSDMFGELSIFDPGPRTSTATTVTEVRAVTMDRDALKAWIDQRPEIAEQLLRVLARRLRRTNNNLADLIFTDVPGRVAKALLQLAQRFGTQEAGALRVTHDLTQEEIAQLVGASRETVNKALADFAHRGWLRLEGKSVLISDSERLARRAR from the coding sequence GTGGACGAGGCCCTCGCCAGAGCAGGCATCTTCCAAGGCGTTGAGCCCACCGCGGTGGCCGCACTCGCCAAGCAGCTGCAGCCCGTGGATTTTCCACGCGGCCACGTCATCTTCAATGAGGGTGAGCCCGGCGATCGGCTGTACATCATCACGTCCGGCAAGGTGAAGATCGGCCGCCGGTCGCCCGACGGGCGGGAAAACCTGCTGACCATCATGGGCCCGTCGGACATGTTCGGCGAGCTCTCCATCTTCGACCCGGGCCCGCGTACCTCGACCGCCACCACGGTCACCGAGGTCCGCGCCGTCACCATGGACCGGGACGCGCTCAAGGCCTGGATCGACCAGCGCCCGGAGATCGCCGAGCAGCTGCTCCGCGTGCTTGCCCGGCGTTTGCGCCGCACCAACAACAACCTGGCCGACCTCATCTTCACCGACGTCCCCGGCCGGGTCGCCAAGGCGCTGCTGCAGCTCGCTCAGCGCTTCGGCACGCAGGAAGCCGGTGCGCTGCGGGTCACCCACGACCTGACGCAGGAAGAGATCGCGCAGCTGGTCGGCGCCTCCCGCGAAACCGTGAACAAGGCTCTGGCCGACTTCGCGCACCGCGGCTGGTTGCGACTGGAGGGCAAGAGCGTGCTCATCTCCGACTCCGAGCGCCTGGCCCGCCGCGCGCGCTGA
- a CDS encoding MBL fold metallo-hydrolase, with translation MLKHPAYGQLRQVTETAAVLLAENPGQMTLEGTNTWILRAPDCPEYVVVDPGPKDKAHSEAITRVTDGNIALTLITHRHHDHTGGIDRLVKLTGTPVRATDRSFLRGSDAVLADGEVIEAAGLRIAVLATPGHTGDSVSFVLDDAVLTGDTILGSGTTVLDSTDGTLADYLASMDRLLAVGSGKALLPAHGPDHPDLAPVARYYIQHRKERLEQVRAALRELGPDAGAMAVVRKVYADVDKRLWLAARSSVQAQLEYLRTHP, from the coding sequence GTGCTGAAACATCCCGCGTACGGGCAGCTGCGGCAGGTCACCGAGACCGCCGCGGTGCTGCTCGCGGAAAACCCCGGCCAGATGACTCTGGAAGGCACCAACACCTGGATCCTGCGGGCGCCGGACTGCCCGGAGTACGTGGTGGTCGACCCGGGCCCGAAGGACAAGGCGCACAGCGAGGCCATCACCCGGGTCACCGACGGCAATATCGCGCTGACCCTGATCACGCACCGGCATCACGATCACACCGGCGGCATCGACCGGCTGGTGAAACTGACCGGCACGCCGGTGCGCGCCACCGACCGCTCGTTCCTGCGCGGCTCGGACGCGGTCCTGGCGGACGGCGAGGTGATCGAGGCGGCCGGACTCCGGATAGCGGTGCTGGCTACCCCTGGGCACACGGGTGATTCGGTGAGTTTCGTACTCGACGACGCCGTGCTCACCGGCGACACCATCCTGGGCAGCGGCACCACCGTCCTGGATTCCACCGACGGCACCCTCGCGGACTATCTCGCCTCGATGGACCGGCTGCTGGCCGTGGGCTCCGGCAAGGCGCTGCTACCCGCGCACGGTCCCGATCATCCCGATCTCGCGCCCGTCGCGCGGTACTACATCCAGCACCGCAAGGAGCGTCTGGAGCAAGTGCGCGCGGCGCTGCGGGAACTCGGTCCGGACGCGGGCGCGATGGCCGTGGTCCGCAAGGTCTACGCCGACGTCGACAAACGACTGTGGCTGGCGGCGCGCAGTTCGGTGCAGGCCCAGCTGGAGTACCTGCGCACGCATCCGTGA
- a CDS encoding alpha/beta hydrolase, whose product MPLHPQVRQLRELAISENPPALNQLTVAQARAAESTAVRATRGQPEPVHSVINAVIAGTGDRWLPIRVYRPNGAATRPRPVLVYYYGGGWTLGNLDTGDAICRRLTNSADCVTVQVGYRLAPEDKFPAAVHDCATGLRWVAAYASGFGGDPDRLAVAGDSAGGNLAAAVCLLLREQGGPAIATQVLIYPNTHCGRRGGSMADYADPVFFNRSTVGWFWNNYLAHPADGSDPLASPLLAADHAGLPPALVLTAEYDPLRDEGEEYARVLAAAGVPVTARRYDGTMHGFFTAGADAGAARAAVAQVRGHLRDVLGTA is encoded by the coding sequence ATGCCGCTTCACCCACAAGTGCGGCAATTACGTGAACTGGCGATCTCGGAAAACCCGCCGGCGCTGAACCAGCTCACGGTCGCGCAGGCCCGCGCCGCCGAATCGACGGCTGTCCGGGCGACGCGCGGGCAGCCGGAACCTGTGCACAGCGTGATCAACGCCGTGATCGCCGGAACCGGCGATCGCTGGCTGCCGATCCGGGTCTACCGGCCGAACGGCGCGGCCACCAGGCCCCGGCCGGTCCTGGTCTATTACTACGGCGGCGGCTGGACACTCGGCAATCTCGACACCGGCGACGCGATCTGCCGCAGGCTGACCAACTCGGCCGACTGTGTGACGGTGCAGGTCGGCTACCGGCTCGCGCCCGAAGACAAATTTCCTGCCGCCGTGCACGATTGCGCCACCGGCCTGCGCTGGGTAGCGGCCTATGCCTCGGGTTTCGGCGGCGATCCCGATCGCTTGGCGGTCGCCGGGGACAGTGCTGGCGGGAATCTCGCCGCGGCCGTCTGCCTGCTGCTGCGCGAGCAGGGCGGCCCCGCGATCGCGACGCAGGTGCTGATCTATCCGAATACCCACTGCGGGCGGCGCGGCGGGTCGATGGCGGACTACGCCGATCCGGTGTTCTTCAACCGATCCACAGTCGGGTGGTTCTGGAACAACTATCTGGCTCATCCCGCGGACGGATCGGATCCGCTCGCTTCGCCACTGCTGGCCGCCGACCACGCCGGTCTGCCGCCCGCCCTGGTGCTGACCGCCGAATACGACCCGCTGCGCGACGAAGGCGAGGAGTACGCGCGCGTCTTGGCCGCGGCGGGCGTGCCGGTCACCGCCCGGCGCTACGACGGCACGATGCACGGCTTCTTCACCGCGGGCGCCGACGCGGGCGCGGCGCGAGCGGCCGTCGCACAGGTCCGCGGGCATCTGCGGGACGTGCTCGGCACGGCCTAG
- a CDS encoding AfsR/SARP family transcriptional regulator, which yields MTQRAVLGYLLLNANQVVPTSRLQEVLWQGEPPSTARKIIQNSVWAIRRLIADHADEKVALTTRAPGYLFWLSPESLDLHRFRQLALQGRLAIGTRNFEDGIELLRKALALWAGNALEDLGESHTRWSELVAIEDERMAVYEDCFDAALACGRHRELTPELEVLTNAEPLRENLCRQYMLALYRSGRQVDALNVFRRTRDALVHTVGIEPGHELQHLHRLILRQDPMLLGQLDGDSTGWMRR from the coding sequence ATGACGCAGCGAGCGGTGCTGGGCTATTTACTGTTGAATGCCAACCAGGTTGTACCGACCAGTCGCTTACAAGAGGTTCTTTGGCAGGGTGAACCGCCGTCGACCGCGCGCAAAATCATCCAGAACTCGGTCTGGGCGATCCGTCGCTTGATTGCCGACCACGCCGACGAGAAGGTGGCTCTGACAACGCGGGCCCCGGGATATCTTTTCTGGCTGTCCCCGGAATCGCTGGATCTGCACCGGTTTCGGCAACTCGCCCTGCAGGGCAGGCTCGCGATCGGCACCAGGAACTTCGAGGACGGCATCGAGCTGCTGCGCAAAGCGCTGGCGCTGTGGGCGGGCAACGCGCTGGAGGATCTGGGCGAGTCGCATACCCGCTGGTCGGAGCTGGTGGCGATCGAGGACGAGCGCATGGCGGTCTACGAAGACTGCTTCGACGCGGCCCTGGCCTGCGGCCGGCATCGGGAGCTCACACCCGAATTGGAGGTGCTGACCAATGCGGAACCGCTGCGCGAAAACCTGTGCCGGCAATACATGCTCGCGCTGTACAGATCCGGGCGGCAGGTCGACGCGCTGAACGTCTTCCGCCGCACCCGGGACGCGCTGGTGCACACCGTCGGCATCGAACCGGGCCACGAACTCCAGCATCTGCACCGGCTCATCCTGCGCCAGGACCCTATGCTGCTGGGTCAGCTGGACGGGGATTCGACGGGGTGGATGCGGCGGTAG
- a CDS encoding LuxR C-terminal-related transcriptional regulator, translated as MVRIASGAAANSERRVAEAIAVLGDESTAERVAVLLKTDAAWVDAVLEQLTEDGLIEGGRLCLPTVRQRLLRDMSYDVRRILFHRAAGLLHEHRASAGVVAELLLGAGHAQFAWATDVLRAAAEQARRDDRLDSALQYLELAYGVTRRAADRAAISAQSAAIESQVNPSTATRSFTRVTAAARTGLLEHRTLPCVIRYQLWHGCLDDAEHALTLLARSPDTSAPAGTDEVDFLQAWLAYSYPDLARPRRPAGGVAGAPRAGARSAPALAATVLSAIVTGADQGEVAAGAQRILAGHRLSAATVDALTVAVESLILVDRLPAAASWCDVLLAEAQARHGPAWKAIFAGLRADIALRQGDLATAERSATLALNQIPAKNLGTMVGGPIAILVSALTAAGRLAEARTQLARAVPESLFRSRFGLGYLHARGHLALAEGRVEDAITDFRTCGDLMRRWDIDLPGLVPWRNDLAEAYLRRGEPDRAKYFASSHLARLTRADAHPTGGVSLRLLAAARDRRQRLELLRESEAIARVSGDKLEIARVLAALAEAYRVLETPGLEPAHRSRTLGRQVARMARECGAARQYVEPHRPALLEQNSLAATQQAAADRLSPAEARVARLAADGARNRDIADALGVTISTVEQHLTRAYRKLNVARRSELRYVLRLARPATAASTPSNPRPADPAA; from the coding sequence GTGGTTCGAATCGCTTCCGGGGCGGCCGCGAATTCCGAACGGCGGGTCGCGGAGGCGATAGCGGTACTCGGTGACGAGAGCACCGCGGAGCGCGTGGCGGTGCTGCTGAAAACCGATGCGGCATGGGTCGACGCGGTGCTGGAACAGCTGACCGAAGACGGTCTGATCGAGGGCGGGCGCCTGTGCCTGCCCACGGTACGGCAGCGTCTGCTGCGGGACATGTCCTACGACGTTCGCCGGATACTCTTCCACCGCGCGGCGGGGCTGCTACACGAGCACCGGGCGTCGGCCGGCGTGGTCGCCGAGCTGCTGCTCGGCGCCGGCCACGCCCAATTCGCCTGGGCCACCGACGTGCTGCGCGCCGCAGCCGAACAGGCCCGCCGCGACGACCGGCTCGACAGCGCGCTGCAGTACCTCGAACTCGCCTATGGGGTCACGCGGCGAGCCGCCGACCGGGCCGCGATCTCGGCGCAGTCGGCGGCGATCGAGTCGCAGGTGAATCCATCGACGGCGACCCGCAGCTTCACCCGTGTCACCGCGGCCGCGCGCACCGGCCTGCTCGAGCACCGGACGCTGCCGTGCGTCATCCGATATCAGCTGTGGCACGGGTGCCTCGACGACGCCGAGCACGCGCTGACCCTGCTGGCCCGGTCGCCGGATACGAGCGCGCCCGCCGGAACCGACGAAGTGGATTTTCTCCAGGCCTGGCTGGCCTATTCGTACCCGGACCTGGCACGACCGCGCCGCCCGGCAGGCGGTGTGGCCGGTGCGCCCCGCGCCGGTGCGCGCTCGGCTCCGGCGCTGGCCGCGACGGTGTTGTCCGCCATCGTGACCGGGGCGGATCAGGGCGAGGTCGCGGCCGGGGCGCAACGGATCCTGGCCGGCCACCGGCTCAGTGCGGCCACCGTCGATGCCCTGACCGTGGCGGTGGAAAGCCTGATCCTGGTGGACCGGCTTCCCGCCGCGGCCTCGTGGTGCGACGTGCTGCTCGCCGAGGCCCAAGCGCGCCACGGCCCCGCCTGGAAGGCGATCTTCGCCGGTCTGCGTGCGGATATCGCACTGCGGCAAGGAGATCTGGCGACCGCGGAACGTTCGGCCACGCTGGCGTTGAATCAGATACCCGCCAAGAACCTCGGCACCATGGTGGGCGGCCCGATCGCGATTCTGGTCTCCGCCCTTACGGCGGCGGGCCGGCTCGCCGAAGCCCGAACCCAGCTGGCCCGCGCGGTGCCGGAATCGCTGTTCCGCTCCCGGTTCGGGCTCGGCTACCTGCACGCTCGCGGCCATCTGGCGCTGGCCGAGGGCCGCGTCGAGGACGCCATCACGGATTTCCGGACCTGTGGCGACCTGATGCGACGCTGGGACATCGACCTGCCCGGCCTCGTGCCGTGGCGTAACGACCTGGCCGAGGCCTACCTTCGACGCGGTGAGCCGGACCGTGCCAAGTATTTCGCGTCCTCGCATCTGGCGCGACTGACCCGGGCGGACGCGCACCCGACCGGAGGGGTGTCGCTGCGGCTGCTGGCCGCGGCCCGGGATCGCCGGCAACGTCTGGAATTGCTGCGCGAATCCGAGGCCATCGCAAGGGTTTCCGGTGACAAACTGGAAATCGCCCGGGTGCTCGCGGCGCTGGCCGAAGCGTATCGCGTGCTCGAGACGCCCGGACTGGAACCGGCGCACCGCTCTCGCACCCTGGGGCGCCAGGTGGCTCGGATGGCCCGGGAATGCGGCGCCGCCCGGCAATACGTCGAGCCGCACCGGCCGGCGTTGCTCGAGCAGAACTCGCTCGCGGCCACGCAACAAGCCGCGGCCGACCGGCTGAGCCCAGCGGAAGCACGGGTCGCGCGGCTGGCCGCCGACGGTGCGCGCAATCGCGACATCGCCGACGCGTTGGGGGTGACCATCAGCACCGTGGAACAGCACCTCACCCGCGCCTATCGCAAACTGAACGTGGCACGGCGCTCGGAACTGCGGTACGTGCTGCGGCTCGCCCGGCCGGCTACCGCCGCATCCACCCCGTCGAATCCCCGTCCAGCTGACCCAGCAGCATAG
- a CDS encoding FAD-dependent oxidoreductase, whose amino-acid sequence MESSAHTIGNQVAVVGGGISGIAAACRLEQAGYRVDLIESTGTLGGRCGINRLGERPVMMGGKNIGHNYATLRALLADLGVHLYEPFGINTSRMIDGKLTTLDSQHLFSEMRKSLGRIGSRKDVGKLLYLGTRVKSNVENRFLGSPAFTKIAAKSDHIPLSEHFGPDLTQNLFRPMTVRMNGAEPDEVYLGTFGTNLAMMLDNYDQLTHGIEPAFEALSKRVTVRLHSRVDGLVVRHGRVTGLRVVTGDEPPVEQHYDGVVLAVPAYAAAAIVKSELPSLSGLLLGVNYFPATVAVVEYDRPVFSPAIRAIALDDGPCSNAGVYGVNDLNVVRYTFSGRAARPLPSADQLAGWIEDAQARIQEMLGVGKVERVRMVTQQWDSAYCGYLPFHGDFLSQINSQAHSLAGLELAGDYLLGAPLEACARSGFEAARRLLSGAAQPSYNG is encoded by the coding sequence GTGGAATCTTCAGCACACACGATCGGTAACCAGGTCGCCGTGGTCGGCGGCGGCATTTCGGGCATCGCCGCGGCGTGCCGGCTCGAGCAGGCCGGATACCGGGTCGACCTGATCGAGAGCACCGGCACCCTCGGCGGCCGGTGCGGCATCAACCGGCTCGGCGAACGCCCGGTCATGATGGGCGGCAAGAACATCGGCCACAACTATGCGACCCTGCGTGCCCTGCTGGCCGACCTGGGCGTACACCTGTACGAGCCGTTCGGCATCAACACCTCCCGGATGATCGACGGCAAGCTCACCACGCTGGACAGTCAGCATCTGTTCAGCGAGATGCGCAAGAGCCTCGGCCGGATCGGGTCCCGCAAGGATGTGGGGAAGCTGCTGTACCTGGGCACCCGCGTGAAAAGCAATGTGGAGAACCGGTTCCTGGGTTCGCCGGCCTTCACCAAGATCGCCGCCAAGAGCGACCACATTCCGCTGAGCGAGCACTTCGGGCCGGACCTGACCCAGAATCTGTTCCGCCCGATGACCGTGCGCATGAACGGCGCCGAACCCGACGAGGTCTACCTCGGCACCTTCGGCACCAACCTCGCCATGATGCTGGACAACTACGACCAGCTGACCCATGGGATCGAGCCCGCGTTCGAGGCCTTGTCGAAACGCGTGACGGTGCGGCTCCATTCTCGCGTCGACGGACTCGTCGTGCGGCACGGACGGGTGACCGGACTACGCGTGGTGACGGGGGACGAGCCGCCGGTCGAGCAGCACTACGACGGCGTGGTGCTGGCCGTGCCGGCCTACGCCGCCGCCGCGATCGTCAAGTCGGAGTTGCCGAGTCTGAGCGGATTGTTGCTGGGGGTCAACTATTTTCCCGCGACCGTCGCGGTGGTCGAATACGACCGCCCGGTCTTCAGCCCGGCGATTCGCGCGATCGCCCTCGACGACGGACCGTGCAGCAACGCGGGTGTCTACGGCGTCAACGATCTCAACGTGGTGCGCTACACCTTCAGCGGCCGGGCGGCCCGCCCATTACCGTCGGCCGACCAGTTGGCGGGGTGGATCGAAGACGCCCAAGCGCGGATTCAGGAGATGCTGGGAGTCGGCAAAGTCGAGCGCGTGCGGATGGTCACCCAGCAGTGGGATTCCGCTTATTGTGGATATCTGCCATTTCATGGTGACTTTCTGTCACAGATAAATTCACAAGCGCACAGTCTCGCCGGTCTCGAATTGGCCGGCGATTACCTGCTCGGCGCGCCGTTGGAAGCGTGCGCACGATCCGGTTTCGAGGCGGCGCGGCGACTATTGTCCGGAGCGGCGCAACCCTCCTATAACGGCTGA
- a CDS encoding AfsA-related hotdog domain-containing protein: MTTEETISAADSHSGELRFEQTVPCGLAHRRALGEVFVADTAAAGPDEYLAAIQLPRAHSLWFDRVARFHDPLSVVEAVRQALIVIGHRYLRVPPNTPVSLQRLAICVEDLSAFRDNERTPLEGIVRARADGASASRGYFTDTSFDTTVTVGGALAMTLTGGGIAFPAEAYDELRSYRRSLQSAEFGLPTGSTPLDPVLVGRRDPRNVVLGTAVALPEQAGWQFPVIANPAHPSFFDHEYDHVPGPLLIEAFRQAAIFAAVAAGSLAAEAAAIVGIEAEFTDFAELDARLDCTVVAGAAEADLGEYFADLALHQFGEQIGRARIELAPYPHAPSLYV; the protein is encoded by the coding sequence ATGACGACCGAAGAGACGATATCGGCCGCCGACTCCCATTCCGGGGAGTTGCGGTTCGAGCAGACGGTGCCCTGCGGGCTGGCGCACCGCCGGGCGCTGGGTGAGGTGTTCGTCGCCGACACCGCGGCCGCCGGGCCGGACGAATACCTGGCCGCGATCCAGCTGCCGCGGGCCCACTCCCTGTGGTTCGACCGGGTGGCCCGCTTTCACGACCCGCTCTCGGTCGTGGAGGCGGTGCGCCAAGCCCTGATCGTGATCGGGCACCGCTATTTGCGCGTGCCGCCGAACACTCCGGTGAGTCTGCAGCGCCTGGCGATCTGCGTCGAAGATCTCAGCGCCTTCCGCGACAACGAACGCACACCGCTGGAAGGGATCGTGCGGGCGCGCGCGGACGGCGCCTCGGCCAGTCGCGGCTACTTCACCGACACCTCCTTCGACACCACGGTGACTGTCGGGGGTGCGCTGGCGATGACCCTCACCGGCGGCGGAATCGCCTTCCCCGCTGAGGCGTACGACGAACTGCGCAGTTACCGCCGTTCGCTGCAGTCCGCCGAATTCGGCCTGCCCACCGGCTCGACGCCGCTGGATCCGGTCCTGGTGGGCCGACGCGATCCGCGCAATGTGGTGCTGGGTACGGCGGTCGCGCTGCCCGAGCAGGCCGGATGGCAGTTCCCGGTCATCGCGAACCCGGCGCACCCCTCGTTCTTCGATCACGAATACGACCACGTGCCCGGCCCGCTGTTGATCGAAGCGTTCCGGCAGGCGGCGATCTTCGCCGCCGTGGCCGCCGGGTCGCTGGCGGCCGAAGCGGCGGCGATCGTCGGCATCGAGGCCGAGTTCACCGACTTCGCCGAACTCGACGCGCGCCTGGACTGCACCGTCGTCGCCGGCGCGGCCGAGGCGGACCTCGGCGAGTACTTCGCCGATCTGGCATTGCACCAGTTCGGTGAACAGATCGGCCGGGCCCGTATCGAACTGGCGCCCTATCCGCACGCCCCTTCCCTGTACGTCTAG